A window of the Miscanthus floridulus cultivar M001 chromosome 14, ASM1932011v1, whole genome shotgun sequence genome harbors these coding sequences:
- the LOC136503556 gene encoding uncharacterized protein: MAIPNYTYLKLKMSGPNGIITVSSAFSHAFTCDREHFELAIVIVNSSELPWLREPSALAVLDYNKPTSSTAFRPLEETKAVGIDPTDPTKTMQIGTQLPAK; encoded by the coding sequence atggcgatccccaactacacctacctcaagttgaagatgtcggGACCAAACGGCATCATCACTGTAAGTAgtgccttctcgcatgccttcacatgcgaccgtgagcattttgagctcgccatCGTGatcgtcaactcgtccgagctcccgtGGCTCAGGGAGCCATCAGCCCTAGCAGTCCTGGACTACAACAAACCgacctcctcgacggccttccgcccacttgaggaaaccaaggcggtgggtattgaccccactgacccaaccaagacgatgcagattgggacccagctcccagccaaatag